The following coding sequences are from one Arachis hypogaea cultivar Tifrunner chromosome 7, arahy.Tifrunner.gnm2.J5K5, whole genome shotgun sequence window:
- the LOC112703828 gene encoding protein ENDOPLASMIC RETICULUM-ARRESTED PEN3, with the protein MEAEGSSQASAAASESQATSERIKLNVGGKLFETTLSTIRSAGPDSLLFVLSNRPANDPNPVFIDRDPEIFSVLLSLLRTNQIPSAARRFSTQELADEAAFYGIDSHFRSAAAPPPFSGIDASIVKSISPASEGLPSTFAVADNGAVWIAHGGQISSYDWSLAHTGTLRTHLDEIDSICRVWTEIAAVGSESDAGLHFYDFSSSRHVGSVHWTDPSDPRIFKARVNAITASETSVFASFDCPHRENIVLEIDKERIQIVSQLGRQSGNQAKHMVPSKLTFVPATGVLVGTAITSGAFGYSGYIRIWDPRSGDVVWETNEPGAGRSSRFGDSFADVDVDAEGLSIFKLCSKSGDLGMADMRRLGDDPWVYLEEKNPSMVNYGGEVNNLLMHCCWGQVFVGRGGSLEVWSRVQAHGGSIEGESGREGFFRRNFVDKRGDSERGDIKKIEGGGDRLFVSREGVEGIEVWESSHTSGAVPVS; encoded by the coding sequence ATGGAGGCAGAGGGCAGTTCCCAAGCCTCTGCGGCGGCATCAGAGTCCCAAGCCACCAGCGAACGCATCAAGCTCAACGTCGGCGGCAAGCTCTTCGAGACAACCCTCTCGACCATCCGGTCCGCCGGTCCAGACTCCCTCCTCTTCGTCCTCTCGAACCGCCCCGCCAACGACCCCAACCCGGTTTTCATAGACCGGGACCCCGAAATCTTCTccgtcctcctctccctcctgCGCACCAATCAGATCCCCTCCGCCGCCCGCCGCTTCTCCACACAGGAGCTTGCTGACGAGGCCGCCTTTTACGGCATAGACTCCCACTTCCGCTCTGCTGCCGCTCCCCCGCCCTTCTCCGGCATCGATGCTTCCATCGTCAAGTCCATCAGTCCCGCCTCCGAGGGTCTCCCTTCCACCTTTGCCGTCGCCGACAACGGCGCGGTCTGGATCGCCCACGGCGGCCAGATCTCCAGCTATGACTGGAGCCTCGCCCACACCGGCACTCTCCGTACTCACCTCGACGAGATCGACTCCATCTGCCGCGTATGGACGGAGATCGCTGCCGTCGGATCGGAATCCGATGCCGGACTTCATTTCTACGACTTCTCAAGCAGCCGCCACGTTGGATCCGTACACTGGACCGATCCTTCAGATCCTCGCATATTCAAGGCTCGCGTTAACGCCATAACCGCCTCGGAAACCTCCGTGTTCGCCTCGTTCGATTGTCCTCACCGCGAGAACATTGTTCTCGAGATCGACAAAGAGAGGATCCAGATTGTATCGCAGTTAGGGCGCCAATCGGGGAACCAGGCAAAGCACATGGTTCCGTCGAAGTTGACGTTTGTTCCGGCAACCGGAGTTCTCGTCGGAACCGCCATCACGAGCGGCGCGTTCGGCTACTCCGGTTACATACGGATTTGGGACCCCAGGTCCGGAGACGTGGTTTGGGAGACAAACGAGCCTGGTGCGGGTCGGAGTAGCAGGTTCGGAGACTCATTTGCTGACGTGGATGTTGACGCGGAAGGGTTATCGATTTTCAAGCTGTGTTCTAAGTCTGGGGATTTGGGTATGGCTGACATGAGGCGTTTGGGGGATGATCCTTGGGTTTATTTGGAGGAGAAGAACCCTAGCATGGTAAATTATGGTGGTGAAGTGAATAATTTGTtgatgcattgttgttggggGCAAGTGTTTGTTGGAAGAGGTGGAAGCTTGGAGGTTTGGTCAAGGGTTCAAGCCCATGGTGGCAGCATCGAAGGTGAGAGCGGGCGTGAAGGGTTTTTTCGGAGGAACTTCGTGGATAAGAGGGGTGATTCAGAGAGAGGGGATATAAAGAAGATTGAAGGTGGTGGGGATAGGTTGTTTGTTAGTAGGGAAGGTGTTGAAGGTATTGAAGTGTGGGAGAGTTCTCATACTTCTGGAGCTGTTCCTGTTTCATGA